One Paracidovorax avenae ATCC 19860 genomic region harbors:
- a CDS encoding glycerophosphodiester phosphodiesterase: MTTQRIARGPAAALVFTSRWALAAAACAALSACGGNGGSIHSTLDGSKALVIGHRGAAGYLPDHTLEGYRRGIELGADFIEPDLVATKDGVLIARHEPNITGTTDVSQRPEFASRKTRRMVDGVQEEGWFASDFTLAEIKTLRAIQPLADRDQSFNGRFQIPTLTEVLDLARTEGAKVGRTVGVYIETKHPTYHANLNLKLEDRLLDTLAQYGYTKAASPVMVQSFEVSNLKYLRTKTQVRLVQLVDGNDVKPDGSIDLTAPYDKPYDFAVAGDRRTFASLLTPEGLREVKTYADGIGPWKPYLIPTRLQDANNDGKPDDLNGDGVIDERDRIVMSPTRVVADAHAAGLFVHPYTFRSEAKRLASDYKGDPAAEYRQFFRLGVDGVFSDFPDQARAARDN, from the coding sequence ATGACGACGCAACGAATCGCGCGCGGCCCGGCCGCCGCCCTGGTGTTCACCAGCCGGTGGGCCCTGGCTGCCGCCGCATGCGCGGCCCTGTCCGCCTGCGGAGGCAATGGCGGCAGCATCCATTCCACCCTCGACGGCTCCAAGGCCCTGGTGATCGGCCACCGCGGCGCCGCCGGCTACCTGCCCGACCATACGCTCGAAGGCTATCGCCGCGGCATCGAGCTGGGTGCCGACTTCATCGAGCCGGACCTCGTGGCGACGAAGGACGGCGTGCTCATCGCCCGCCACGAGCCCAACATCACCGGCACGACCGACGTGTCGCAGCGCCCCGAGTTCGCCAGCCGCAAGACCCGCAGGATGGTGGACGGCGTGCAGGAGGAGGGCTGGTTCGCCTCCGATTTCACGCTGGCCGAGATCAAGACCCTGCGCGCCATCCAGCCGCTCGCCGATCGCGACCAGTCCTTCAACGGCCGCTTCCAGATCCCCACGCTCACGGAGGTACTGGACCTCGCCCGCACCGAAGGAGCGAAGGTGGGCCGCACCGTGGGCGTCTATATCGAGACCAAGCACCCCACCTACCACGCCAACCTGAACCTGAAGCTCGAAGACCGGCTGCTCGACACGCTCGCACAATACGGCTACACCAAGGCCGCCTCGCCGGTCATGGTGCAGTCCTTCGAGGTGTCCAACCTCAAGTACCTGCGCACGAAGACCCAGGTGCGCCTCGTGCAGCTCGTGGACGGCAACGACGTCAAGCCCGACGGCAGCATCGACCTCACGGCGCCCTATGACAAGCCCTACGATTTCGCGGTGGCCGGCGACCGCCGCACCTTCGCGAGCCTGCTCACGCCCGAGGGACTGCGCGAGGTGAAGACCTATGCGGACGGCATCGGCCCCTGGAAGCCCTACCTGATCCCGACGCGGCTGCAGGACGCCAACAACGACGGCAAGCCGGACGACCTCAACGGCGACGGCGTCATCGACGAGCGCGACCGCATCGTGATGTCGCCCACCCGCGTGGTGGCCGACGCCCATGCGGCCGGCCTGTTCGTGCATCCCTACACGTTCCGCAGCGAGGCCAAGCGACTCGCCTCCGATTACAAGGGCGATCCTGCGGCCGAATACCGACAGTTCTTCCGCCTCGGCGTGGATGGCGTGTTCTCGGACTTCCCCGACCAGGCCAGGGCCGCCCGCGACAACTGA
- the mutL gene encoding DNA mismatch repair endonuclease MutL, with translation MTPEPAPPRRPIRDLPDELISQIAAGEVVERPASAVRELVDNALDAGARQVTVRLLAGGVRLIAVEDDGCGIPPEELPVALRRHATSKITNLHDLESVATMGFRGEALAAIASVSEMALLSRTEEQPTAFLLDARSGELRPAARSRGTTVEVKELFFSTPARRKFLKTDATELAHCIEAVRRHALARPDVGFAIWHEGKLVEQWRATLAAPAASADGAVDDAALEDALARRLSDVLGEDFLAESIAVRHRSGPVTVTGRAGLPDAARSRADQQFCYVNGRFVRDKVLTHAARSAYEDVLHGQKQPVYALYVAIDPMRVDVNVHPTKIEVRFRDSREVHQAVRHAVENALAAPRAQALAAAAQGSAEADAPAADSPAAHAARMPPSALPRQAAMHFDARPGHRVTDLEALWGRKDITPSARPDGTAAAFAQPSGPHAPLPFAPVTGATATVQEAPAAYAMATGGLPATGMPAVPQEGAPDGAGTFAAESGASAQAEAPAGDEPEVWPLGRAVAQIHGVYVLAENAQGMVIVDMHAAHERIVYERLKSQVDASERIASQPLLIPATFAATPEEVATAEAHAGTLDMLGLEVSPFSPRTLAVRAVPTSLAQGDAVELARSVLAELAAHDATTVVQRARNEILGTMACHGAVRAHRRLTLDEMNALLRQMEVTERSDQCNHGRPTWRQLSMRELDALFLRGR, from the coding sequence ATGACCCCAGAGCCAGCCCCCCCGCGCCGCCCGATCCGCGATCTTCCGGACGAACTGATCAGCCAGATCGCCGCGGGCGAGGTGGTGGAGCGGCCCGCGTCGGCCGTGCGCGAGCTCGTGGACAACGCGCTGGATGCCGGCGCCCGGCAGGTCACCGTGCGCCTGCTGGCGGGCGGCGTTCGCCTGATCGCGGTGGAGGACGATGGCTGCGGCATTCCGCCCGAGGAACTGCCGGTGGCACTGCGTCGACACGCCACCAGCAAGATCACCAACCTGCACGATCTGGAGTCGGTGGCGACCATGGGCTTTCGCGGCGAGGCGCTGGCCGCCATCGCTTCGGTCTCGGAGATGGCCCTGCTGTCGCGGACCGAGGAGCAGCCCACGGCCTTCCTGCTCGACGCACGCAGCGGCGAGCTGCGCCCGGCGGCGCGCAGCCGCGGCACCACCGTGGAAGTGAAGGAGCTGTTCTTTTCCACCCCCGCGCGGCGCAAGTTCCTCAAGACCGACGCGACGGAGCTGGCGCACTGCATCGAGGCGGTGCGCCGCCATGCGCTGGCCCGGCCGGATGTCGGGTTCGCGATCTGGCACGAAGGCAAGCTGGTCGAGCAATGGCGCGCGACGCTGGCCGCCCCTGCAGCCTCGGCGGATGGCGCCGTGGACGATGCGGCGCTGGAGGATGCGCTGGCGCGCCGGCTGTCCGACGTGCTGGGCGAGGACTTCCTGGCCGAGTCGATCGCCGTGCGGCACCGTTCCGGGCCGGTGACCGTCACCGGGAGGGCCGGGCTGCCGGACGCCGCGCGCTCGCGCGCCGACCAGCAGTTCTGCTACGTCAACGGCCGGTTCGTGCGCGACAAGGTGCTCACGCATGCGGCCCGCAGTGCCTACGAGGACGTGCTGCACGGGCAGAAGCAGCCGGTGTATGCGCTCTATGTGGCGATCGATCCGATGCGGGTGGATGTGAACGTGCATCCCACCAAGATCGAGGTGCGCTTCCGCGACAGCCGGGAAGTCCACCAGGCCGTGCGGCATGCGGTGGAAAACGCCCTGGCCGCCCCGCGCGCGCAGGCGCTGGCAGCGGCCGCGCAAGGCTCGGCCGAAGCAGATGCGCCCGCCGCGGATTCGCCCGCGGCCCACGCTGCCCGCATGCCGCCGTCCGCCCTGCCGCGGCAGGCCGCGATGCATTTCGATGCCCGCCCCGGGCACCGGGTCACCGACCTGGAAGCGCTCTGGGGGCGCAAGGACATCACGCCTTCCGCACGGCCGGATGGCACCGCGGCGGCCTTCGCGCAGCCCTCCGGGCCGCATGCGCCGTTGCCGTTCGCACCGGTGACAGGGGCGACTGCCACCGTGCAGGAGGCTCCCGCCGCCTATGCCATGGCCACCGGTGGCCTCCCGGCCACGGGCATGCCCGCAGTCCCGCAGGAAGGCGCACCGGACGGCGCAGGCACCTTCGCGGCAGAGTCCGGCGCTTCTGCGCAGGCCGAGGCCCCCGCTGGCGACGAGCCGGAAGTCTGGCCGCTGGGGCGTGCGGTGGCCCAGATCCATGGCGTGTACGTCCTGGCCGAGAATGCCCAGGGCATGGTGATCGTGGACATGCACGCGGCGCACGAACGCATCGTGTACGAGCGCCTGAAGTCCCAGGTGGATGCCAGCGAGCGCATCGCGAGCCAGCCATTGCTGATTCCCGCGACGTTCGCCGCCACGCCCGAGGAAGTGGCCACGGCGGAAGCCCATGCCGGCACGCTCGACATGCTCGGCCTCGAAGTCTCGCCGTTCTCGCCCCGCACGCTCGCGGTGCGCGCCGTGCCCACATCGCTCGCCCAGGGCGATGCAGTGGAATTGGCGCGCAGCGTGCTCGCGGAGCTGGCGGCGCACGATGCCACCACCGTGGTGCAGCGGGCCCGCAACGAGATCCTGGGCACCATGGCATGCCATGGCGCGGTGCGCGCGCACCGGCGGCTCACGCTCGACGAAATGAATGCGCTGCTGCGGCAGATGGAAGTGACGGAACGCTCCGACCAGTGCAACCATGGCCGGCCCACATGGCGCCAGCTGTCGATGCGCGAGCTGGACGCGCTGTTCCTGAGAGGGCGCTGA
- a CDS encoding alpha/beta fold hydrolase yields the protein MARFPHPPRTGMPPCAEGGQPRRPALRFRVTGPETAAFPTGDDFSAFAEEQVLRLPTAEGGHLRYQDRGRGPTVLLGHSYLWNSTMWEPQIRALSRCYRVIAPDLWGHGASGPLPGGTHDLQALAGHMLSMLDALQIDEFAVVGLSAGGLWGAELALLAPGRVRSLVLMGSRLGAEPEATHRHYAGLLDAIEAAGRVTPPLARAIVPLFFRAGTDMDAAHPAAFARCLASMPTDRLRDSIVPLGRLLLARRDAPDRLAALDPATTLMMCGDGDTACPPRGMQDLAHSLGCDAVLVPAAGHLSNLDNPEAVNHHLLRWLERTLR from the coding sequence ATGGCCCGATTTCCCCACCCGCCGCGCACCGGAATGCCTCCCTGCGCCGAGGGTGGGCAACCGCGGCGGCCGGCGCTGCGGTTCCGCGTGACGGGCCCGGAGACGGCGGCCTTTCCGACCGGTGACGACTTCAGCGCGTTCGCCGAGGAACAGGTCCTGCGGCTGCCCACGGCGGAAGGGGGCCATCTTCGCTACCAGGACCGCGGCAGGGGGCCCACCGTCCTGCTGGGCCACAGCTATCTGTGGAACTCCACGATGTGGGAGCCCCAGATCCGGGCCCTGTCGCGCTGCTACCGCGTGATCGCGCCCGATCTCTGGGGCCACGGAGCATCCGGCCCGCTGCCGGGCGGCACGCACGACCTGCAGGCCCTGGCCGGTCACATGCTGTCCATGCTCGATGCCTTGCAGATCGACGAGTTCGCCGTGGTCGGCCTGTCGGCCGGCGGCCTGTGGGGCGCGGAACTGGCACTGCTGGCGCCCGGGCGGGTGCGCAGCCTGGTGCTGATGGGCTCCCGTCTCGGCGCGGAGCCCGAAGCGACGCACCGCCACTACGCGGGCCTGCTCGACGCCATCGAGGCCGCAGGGCGTGTCACCCCGCCACTGGCGCGGGCCATCGTTCCGCTTTTCTTCCGCGCCGGCACGGACATGGATGCTGCGCATCCGGCGGCGTTCGCCCGCTGCCTGGCGTCGATGCCCACCGACCGGCTGCGTGATTCGATCGTCCCCCTGGGCCGGCTCCTGCTGGCGCGCCGCGATGCACCGGACCGGCTGGCGGCGCTGGACCCGGCCACCACGCTGATGATGTGCGGCGACGGCGATACCGCCTGCCCGCCCCGCGGGATGCAGGACCTGGCGCACTCGCTGGGCTGCGATGCCGTGCTGGTGCCGGCCGCGGGCCATCTCTCCAACCTGGACAACCCCGAGGCTGTCAACCACCACCTGCTGCGGTGGCTGGAGCGCACGCTGCGCTAG
- a CDS encoding DedA family protein, with amino-acid sequence MEAIQFLIDFILHVDKHIAAFVAAYGPWVYALLFAIVFVETGVVVMPFLPGDSLLFIVGALCGAGLMSFPIACAVLLVAAVLGDQCNYTIGRYFGPKVFQWPDSRWFNRRAFEQAHAFYERYGGITIVLARFMPFIRTFAPFVAGVAEMHRGKFTAYNVGGALLWVLGICTAGYFFGNFPWVQAHLDKIIWALILVPGLIAIFGAWRAGRRQAA; translated from the coding sequence TTGGAAGCCATCCAGTTCCTCATCGATTTCATCCTGCACGTGGACAAGCACATCGCGGCCTTCGTGGCCGCGTACGGCCCCTGGGTCTATGCGCTGCTCTTCGCCATCGTGTTCGTGGAAACGGGCGTCGTCGTCATGCCCTTCCTGCCCGGCGATTCCCTGCTCTTCATCGTGGGCGCGCTGTGCGGCGCCGGGCTGATGAGCTTTCCCATTGCCTGCGCCGTGCTGCTGGTGGCGGCCGTGCTCGGAGACCAGTGCAACTACACCATCGGACGGTATTTCGGGCCCAAGGTGTTCCAGTGGCCGGACTCGCGGTGGTTCAACCGCCGGGCCTTCGAGCAGGCCCATGCGTTCTATGAGCGCTATGGCGGCATCACCATCGTGCTCGCGCGTTTCATGCCATTCATCCGCACCTTCGCCCCGTTCGTGGCGGGCGTGGCCGAAATGCACCGCGGCAAGTTCACCGCCTACAACGTGGGCGGCGCACTGCTGTGGGTGCTGGGCATCTGCACGGCAGGCTACTTCTTCGGCAACTTCCCCTGGGTGCAGGCCCATCTCGACAAGATCATCTGGGCGCTGATCCTGGTGCCGGGCCTGATCGCCATCTTCGGCGCCTGGCGTGCGGGCCGCCGGCAGGCCGCCTGA